Sequence from the Symbiopectobacterium purcellii genome:
CCGCCAAATTGAGAACGGGTGGTTATTTCTCCCAATGAGGAGAAAGAAACTTTTGATTGCAAAATCCTTTTTTTGCATAACTGATTCATACAACACCCTTTAGTATTGAAAATCAATCCTCTGTCTGTATATGTGTTCTTAACGTGTTAAAGTAATTAATCACAAGGTTGGTAAGGCTTCAAACACAAAATGTGATCTCTGCCCACTGCCATGCCAATTATGCGAAGCGCTTCCAAAAAAAGCAGGTTGATTTTCATCCATAGTCGATATACTGTATACACATACAGTATATCGACTATGGATGAAACCCATCATGCGTGCGCACTCTATTCGTTCAGAACGTCATCAGCCGGCCTCACTGCATAGTGCCCCATTGCCACGGCACACGGTTGCAGGATACGGCAGCGGTATCATCAGCGAAATCGACTACAGTGTTGAGCACCCAATGACAACGCTTCTGTTACTGCCACTTTTGCAACAATTAGCCGCGCAATCGCGCTGGTTGCTGTGGCTGGCCCCCCAACAAAAAATCAGCCGCCACTGGTTACAGCAATCGGGTTTACCCTTAGATAAAGTGATTCAACCTTATCACCTCAGCCCTAATGAAACTGTAGATGCCATGGAAAAAGCGCTGTTAACGGGGAATTACAGCGTTGTCTTATGCTGGCTTGAGCACAATTTGACGGAAGAAGAAAGTATGCGTTTGAGGCAAGCTGCTCAAAAAGGAAACGCCTACGGATTTATCATGAGACCACAGTGCATAAGCAGAGAAGAGGATGGACTATTTTCTCGCCTAAAAATTCACTCAACGCTGTACCATTAAGTAAATTAAGAGTTTTCTCATCTGAGTATTGTCATACCGGTTTGTTTTACGCCAAAACCACGGATATGCAGGTGTGATGCGTGTCAACCATTACGGATAAACGTTGTGATTCGCCAAAATAAACTATTATTTGTTAGGAAGTATGTATGAAACGCTGTTTTTTCTACAAGGCAGATCATATCGTACTTGTAACTTTCGTATCACGTTGTAGACTTTAACGCGCTGGAGTTGCTCTTTGCATAATGCCAGTTGGCTGGCAGTTAGTTATAAATTAAGAGCAGTGGCTTCAGTCAAGGATTTAACCAAAGGCCTATTGGCATTAATGCTAATTGCCGGTTTGGATGATAATGAGGCGTAAAATGAAAAAAACAGCTATCGCAATTGCAGTGGCACTGGCTGGCTTTGCTACAGTCGCACAAGCAGCCCCCAAAGAAGAAACCTGGTACGTTGGCGGTAAACTGGGTGTATCCCAGTTCCATGACACCGGTTTCTACGGTAATGGTTTTGAAAGTCTTAACAACAACCCGATCAAAAGCAAACTGGGCGCAGGCGCATTCGTCGGCTATCAGGCAAACCAATATCTGGGCTTTGAATTAGGTTATGACTGGCTGGGCCGTTTGAAATATTCAGGTTCTGCGACCAGCGCAACTGACAGTGCCGCTTTCAAAGCTCAGGGCGTTCAGTTGGCTGCTAAATTAAGCTACCCGGTAATGCAAGATCTGGACGTTTATACTCGTCTGGGCGGCATGGTATGGCGCGTTGATGCTAATGGCACAGTTAACCCGAATCAGTTGAGCGACAGCGACACTGGCGTATCCCCGCTGGCTGCTGTCGGTATCGAATATGCTTTCGATCGTGACTGGGCTGCACGCGTTGACTACCAGTGGACCAACAATATTGGCGATGCAGGCACCGTTGGTGCACGTCCTGATAACCTGTTGATGAGCGTTGGCGTTTCCTACCGTTTCGGTCAGGGTGATGCTCCGGCACCAGTTGTTGCTGCTCCGGCACCTGTTGCAGCACCAGCACCGGTTGTAGAAACCAAGCGTTTCACACTGCGTTCTGACGTTCTGTTCAACTTCAATAAAGACACCCTGAAACCAGAAGGTCGTCAGTCTCTGGACCAACTGTACAGCCAACTGAGCAATCTGGATCCTAAAGACGGTTCTGTTGTTGTTCTGGGCTTCACTGACCGCATCGGTTCTGTAGAAGCTAACCAGGCGCTGTCAGAACGTCGTGCGCAGAACGTCGTGTCTTACCTGGTATCCAAAGGTATCCCGGCGAACAAGATCTCTGCTCGTGGCATGGGTAAATCCAACCCGGTTACCGGTTCTACCTGCGATAACACCAAACCGCGTGCAGCGCTGATCGATTGCCTGGCACCGGATCGTCGTGTTGAGATCGAAGTTAAAGGCATCAAAGACGTTGTTTCTCAGCCTCAGGCTTAAGTTACTCGTTTCTGAATAACCTTGTACTGATAAAAAAACCTCGCGATTGCGAGGTTTTTTTTCTTCATTTTTGAACAGGTCTTTTTTATCCGTTCTTTTTTGTGTCGCTGTTATCTTGAGACAAGATCGCTTTCAGATCCTGTTTTAGCAATGACATTTGATTCGCATAGCGCTCTTTGGACTCAGCATCTTCTATCAATTGCACAACGGTTTCCGACAAAGTCGAATTGCGACGGGTTGCCAATGCCGCTAGCCGTTGCCACACCAGATATTCAAGATCGATAGATTTTTTACGCGTGAGCTGGCTTTCGGCATTGAAATGGCGCTTGCGACGTGCACGTATCGTTTGCTTAAGGCGATTTTCCAAGGCAGGGTTCATGCACTGTTTAATCCAAGCAAGCACCAACACCGGTTGGTTCGCCATTTTTAGCAACGCGTCTACCGCATCATCAGCCGCACTTTGCTCAATGAAGCGTGTGATGGCTTCACCTTCCCGGTGCTTTTTCACCAGATATTTCCATTTCCAACCGCACTCAAGATTCTCTAACTGTTGATATTTCATGATAAATTCTTCAGTGACCGTGTAACGCTTACCTTAGCATAACAGTTTTTAGTCAACTTTCCTCTCAGGGCTCGCGTTTTTGCCATCAACGTCAAGCGGTGGCGTCATCACACATCAATTATCTATTTCCATAACGTTCCAACACTTCGTCTGTGCAGCGGGTATTATTCTTGTATAATCACGCTCTTCATTCCGACAACTACCTTTGATACTTTGACCAGTAACCAACTTGCATGGCAGCATCTGCTGCCCGACCACACGCCTTACCAGTCTCTGTTCGATCGGGCAGACAAGCTTGAACCGCTGGATTTTGCTGCGCTTCAGCCCCGACTGGCTGATAGCCTGAAGGTATTTTGCCATCCGCGATCGCCGTCGCCCTATATGTTGGTGAAGGCCGAAGAGACCCACGATTACCTCGCGCTCATTACAGGGGCAGTAAGGCATTTGTGCCCACCGATCTCAGCCCCACGCGGTAGCCGTTATCGCATTGAGCACGATCGGGTTGAGATTGAACCGGCGCAGCAACGTGATGATAATTTTGCGGCCCAGCAGTCATGCGAATTCCAGGCATGGATCGAAGCAGAACAGTTATTCGGCTGTGTCCGTTATTTTCAGGAACGCATTAGCCTGCAACCCGGCTTATTACACCGTATCAATGGTGGTACGTTGATCCTGACCGCACGAACGTTGTTAGCACAGCCATTGTTGTGGTTACGCCTGAAGCAGATTATTGCAGAAGGCCTGTATCATTGGCTTTCACCTGATGAAAGGCGTCCTTTACTTCTCGCTATTCCGCCGATGCCGATGAACATTCGGTTGATTGTGGTCGGCGACCGCGAGAGCCTTGGCGATCTGCACGATATTGAACCTGACTTGCGTGACCTGGCGGTTTACGGCGAATTTGAATCCGAATTGCCGCTGATTGACGAAGATGACATGTCACGCTGGTGTGCATACATTAATGCGCTATGCACCGCCAATCATCTTCCTGCGCTTGCGGTGGATGCCTGGCCTTCACTGCTGCAATTAGCCGTGCGTTACAGCGGCGATCAGGGCAGCCTGCCGCTTTGCCCACAATGGCTTACACATCAGCTCAAGCACATTGCCATTTACGCTCAGGAAGCGCATATCACCGCTCAAACCATCACGGAGGCAATCGCCGCCCAACGCTGGCGAGAAGGCTACCTGGCAGAGCGTATGCATGACGAAATTGAGCTGGGACAGATAGTGATTGAAACCGAGGGGGAAGTTGTTGGTCAAATTAATGGACTCTCGGTACTCGAATACCCCGGTCATCCAGTGACATTTGGTGAGCCCACACGCATTAGCTGTGTGGTTCACCCTGGTGATGGTGAATTTACAGATGTCGATCGCAAAGCAGAACTGGCCGGCAATTTACACGCCAAGGGCATGATGATCATGCAGGCATTTCTGATTTCCGAGTTGGAGCTTGAACAACAGTTGCCCTTCTCTGCATCGCTGGTGTTTGAGCAGTCCTACAGTGAAGTTGATGGTGACAGTGCGTCGCTGGCGGAATTGTGCGCATTAATCAGCGCCTTGTCACTGCAACCCATAAATCAACAGCTCGCGATCACCGGTTCTGTCGATCAATTTGGCCGCGTGCAACCCATTGGTGGCGTCAACGAGAAGATTGAAGGCTTCTTCGAAATTTGTCAGCGTCGAGAACTCACCGGCAATCAGGGTGTCATTATTCCAGCGGCTAATCTTCGTCACTTGAGTCTGAATGCCGATGTGGTAGAGGCCGTTCGTGCCGGACAATTCCATATCATTCCCGTGGAAACGGTGCCGGAAGCCATCACGTTATTAACGAATATGCTCTATGACGATGAACAGCAGCCCAATCTGTTGGGCTTGATCAAAGAGCGTATTGCACAATTCTCACCGCCGGAGCGACGCCGCTTCCCGTGGTTTTTTCGGTGAGAAACTGGTTTAACCAGACGTTTCTGGGTTGCTCAGCTTACAGGTGTAAGCTAACCTGCGTGCTTCACTAGAATAAGGCTTACTGAGAATATGGTAGATAAACGCGAATCTTATACGAAAGAAGACCTTCTTGCCTCTAGCCGTGGTGAACTGTTCGGCCCTGAAGGCCCACAGTTGCCTGCCCCAAACATGTTGATGATGGATCGTGTCGTCAAAATGACGGAAGACGGTGGCAATCACGGCAAAGGCTACGTTGAAGCCGAATTGGATATTACTCCCGACCTGTGGTTCTTTGGTTGCCACTTTATCGGCGATCCGGTGATGCCTGGTTGCCTGGGACTGGATGCCATGTGGCAGTTGGTCGGGTTCTATCTCGGCTGGCTGGGCGGTGAAGGTAAAGGCCGTGCGCTGGGCGTGGGTGAAGTGAAATTCACTGGGCAGGTCTTGCCGACGGCTAAAAAAGTCACCTACCGTATTCACTTCAAGCGCGTTATCAATCGCCGTTTGGTGATGGGCATTGCCGATGGTGAAGTGTTGGTTGATGGAAAGCAGATCTACACAGCTAACGAATTAAAAGTGGGCCTGTTCAAAGACACTACCGCGTTCTAATCGCAACATGTGGACGGGTTTCCCCACCGTCCACACCTTCCTCGCTCAGCTACAATGCGGCTCGCTTTATCTGCACTTCATGACCAATCGACTCGCACACGTCTGCCGGGATTTTCAGTTCCTGCGCGAGGGCATTAAGGTAACTTTTCTCCATAAAGTGGTCGACATCTATTACCGCACAGCTTAAGAAGTAGACCTCCAACGCTTCTTCTTCATTCTTAACCCCATTAGCTAACCGTGCGGGATCTAGCGGTTGGTCGATAGCGTCTTGTATCCAGGTTTCAGCTTCTGCGCCCAGTTGAAGTTCATGGACGTTCTCTTTTATGCGTTGCTGCTCTGTAGCATCGATATGCCCATCGCTCTTGGCCGCAAAAACCAATGCCATGATCAAACGACGGGCACGCACGTTGTCACTGGATGACTGCGCGCCGAAGTCGGCATCCTCGACGTGGGTATCACGCACCCGCTTTTTGTATTGGTTCCACAGCATAACGCCAGCCGCAGCGCTTCCACCGATGATCAAGGCATTTTTACCCAGTGACCCCAGCATCTTTCTTGTAGATTTGTTCGACAGCAACACCCCCGCCAACCCACCAAACGCTGCAGGTTTTAGCATATCCCCCAGATTGCCACTTTTAGCGCTGCTCGCTGCCGAGCCCGTTTTTGCTCCCGCAGCCCCCAGGAGTGTTTGTATCTGTTGCATCCATTGACTCATTGCCGTCTCCCCGATGTCGGTATCATTATCATCTGCGCTCGTCAGGCGAGCGGTACCTGTATCTATGCATAGTAGAGCCTCTTGTGCTGGTTGTTTGTCAGGTAATGTATAACAATGAAAATGTGGCACAGGCCCGGTTTTGCCACTGGAAAGGCAATTCTGCGCTGGGATGATTTGCGCTTTATTTTTGACAAGGTATACTGCACCCATAGAAATGAAATAGTGTTTTAGTATTTTTAGTTGTCCGTCACAATAAAGGAACGAACATGAAAATTGCATTGATTAACGAGAACAGCCAGGCTGCCAAGAACGCTATCATTGCCGAAGCGCTGACTAAAGCCGTTGCACCGCAAGGTCACACCGTATACAACTACGGTCAGTACGCCGTTGATGACGCTGCACAACTGACCTACATCCAGAACGGTATTCTGGCAGCTATCCTGCTGAACTCTGGTGCTGCTGATTTCGTGGTAACCGGTTGCGGTACCGGCCAGGGGGCGATGCTGGCCTGTAACTCTTTCCCGGGTGTGATCTGTGGTCTGGTTGTTGACCCGTCCGATGCCTACCTGTTCTCCCAGATCAACAACGGTAACGCCGTTTCTCTGCCGTATGCCAAAGGCTTCGGCTGGGGCGCTGAGCTGAACCTGGAAAACCTGTTCACTCAACGGTTCAAAGAAGAAGGTGGCCGTGGCTACCCGAGCGACCGCGTTGTTCCGCAACAGCGTAACAAGAAGATCCTGGACGCAGTGAAAGAAGTTACCTATAACGATCTGATCTCCATCCTGAAAGGCTTGGATCAGGATCTGGTTAAAGGTGCTATTTCTGGTGCTAAATTCCAGGAATACTTCTTTGCCAACAGCAAAGATGCAGAACTGACCAGCTTTATCAAATCGCTGCTGGCATAATTCCCCTAAAGGGAAAATTGCGGTACCGGTTTATCAACCGCAGGTGGAAACACCTGCGGTTTTTTTATGCACCAGCCAGTGCTTTTACATGTCGACCGCCGTGTTATCACATTCTATCCAGCCCATTTCCCCTTAGGCGTTCACTGTGTAATCAGATGCGTGAAATCCATAAAATTCTGCTTGACCGAAAGCAGCCGACTCCCTATAGTACCGCCCCGTTGCCCTTGAACGGTAACCCCCGGTGAGGTGTCTGAGTGGCTGAAGGAGCACGCCTGGAAAGTGTGTATACGTGAAAGCGTATCGAGGGTTCGAACCCCTCTCTCACCGCCATATAAAAGAACGCCCCTGAGCAATCAGGGGCGTTTTTGCTTTTAGCGTACAGCCAGATTCTTATTACCCCGGCTGAAAGCGCTGATACAAATGTATCCCCAACAGCATGGTTGCCAGACTTACCGTCATTGCCACCGTTGCCATCGCCATTCCCTGCCCTACAGACCCTTGCTCAAACTGTCGCCAGATAAAGATCGCAGTGGTTTGCACCCCTGCCGGAGCCAAAAGTAATGAGGTCACCAACTCACGAACGGCTACGGCAAACACCAGTAACATCGCCGCCAGCACGCTGGGGAAGACCAGCGGTGCCACCACATAGCGCAATGCCCTCAGCGTCGAGGCACCGTGAACGCGTGCAGCAGCTTCCAGGTTAGGGCCAAGTTGGCGTAATGCCGCACTCACATAGCGGATGGGATAAGGCAACAGCAAGCAACTGTACGCCAACAGGAGAATCACCCAGGTGTTGTAGGGCGTAACCGGCCAAAAGCTTCGGTTCCATGCCAATATCAGCCCCACACCGACCACAATGCCAGGAAGCGCCACAGGCAACAGAGAGAGGCCATCCAATAGCGCTGCACCGCGAACGCGTCTCACCGTTACCAGCCAGGCAACCAATGTGCCGACAATCCCTGTCAGTAGCGCAGTGCCACTTGCCAACCCTATGCTGCTTGAGAGCGCACTCAACGCTTGATTCTCACCACTCAGCACGGCACTGAAATGCCGGAGCGTCACATTGTCTGCCGATAACCCACCGGATAGCGTGCCGGAAAAGGCGGTTGCCAGCATAGCGCTCACGGGAATGCCTACCGCAATCAGCGCCACGCAAGAGAACAGCGCCACGATAGGCAACGTCCAGCGGCCCGGATTGCGAATCACAATCGTCGCAGGCTTCCCAGTAATGGTGCCCACGTCTTTTGCCGCCGTGAGTGCGCGCTGAACCGTATAGGCCGTCAATGCCAATGCAACCAACAGCAACGACAATACGGCTGCGCCGGAAAGATCAATGGGCCAATCAGCAAGGCGCTGCTCAATACCGGTGGTCAATGCCTGGATTCCCCGCATGCGGTCCAATCGCGGCTGGCACACCGTACTCCTCGATTGCCAGCGCAAACGCCAGCAGACAACTGGCTGCAATCGCCGGTAATGCCAGCGGTAAGGTAATACGAAAAAATGCCGCCCACGGACCCGCGCCATGTACCCGAGCAACATCCGCAAGGCGCCCACCGTGACTCGCCATACTGCGCGAGACGGCAAAGTAGACGACAGGGAAAATATTCAACGCCATCACTATCGCCATGCCCGGCAATGAGAACAGCAGCGTATTAAACTTGAACGAGAAAATCTGTTCCAGATAGCCGCGCGTTTGCAAGGCAAGCATCCACGACAGCGCCGAAATATATGGAGGGATCAAAAAGGGAATTAAAAATAACAAATCCCACACCCGAGCACAGGGAATATGGAACAACCCGCGCAAAGTGCCTAGCGTTACTCCTAATAAGCCACTCAGCAACGCCACACCGATACCAATGCCGAAAGTATTTGAGAGCAAGGGACCAATACGCGGATCCTGCGCCACGGCAACAAATGCGCTCAACGGCTCACGCATCGAGCCTTCATCCAGCCCAGGGAAAACGGCTTGCAGCACCACAAAGATAACGGGAACCCCCACCAGCACGAAAAGTATTGCCACCGTCACCAGTGGCAATAATGCAAAACCTCTCATGTTTTACTCCTGCGCCAGCGTTGCGCTGGCGCTGTTGATCCTTAACGTTGCCCGAACTGGCTCGCAAACCGCGCCAGAATAGCGTTTCGTGAAGTGCTGGCGGCATCGCCTTCTGGGAGTAACGTCAGGGATTTAAACAGAGGGCGTTTGGCATCAATATCCTGACGCGCAGGCATCAACCAGGCCTCTGCAACCGCCTCCTGCCCCGCAGGTGAAAGCACATAATCGACAAACGCTTTTGCTTGGTCCTGATGCTGACTGCTTTTCAGAATCATCATCGGACGCGG
This genomic interval carries:
- a CDS encoding RpiB/LacA/LacB family sugar-phosphate isomerase, encoding MKIALINENSQAAKNAIIAEALTKAVAPQGHTVYNYGQYAVDDAAQLTYIQNGILAAILLNSGAADFVVTGCGTGQGAMLACNSFPGVICGLVVDPSDAYLFSQINNGNAVSLPYAKGFGWGAELNLENLFTQRFKEEGGRGYPSDRVVPQQRNKKILDAVKEVTYNDLISILKGLDQDLVKGAISGAKFQEYFFANSKDAELTSFIKSLLA
- a CDS encoding AAA family ATPase, giving the protein MTSNQLAWQHLLPDHTPYQSLFDRADKLEPLDFAALQPRLADSLKVFCHPRSPSPYMLVKAEETHDYLALITGAVRHLCPPISAPRGSRYRIEHDRVEIEPAQQRDDNFAAQQSCEFQAWIEAEQLFGCVRYFQERISLQPGLLHRINGGTLILTARTLLAQPLLWLRLKQIIAEGLYHWLSPDERRPLLLAIPPMPMNIRLIVVGDRESLGDLHDIEPDLRDLAVYGEFESELPLIDEDDMSRWCAYINALCTANHLPALAVDAWPSLLQLAVRYSGDQGSLPLCPQWLTHQLKHIAIYAQEAHITAQTITEAIAAQRWREGYLAERMHDEIELGQIVIETEGEVVGQINGLSVLEYPGHPVTFGEPTRISCVVHPGDGEFTDVDRKAELAGNLHAKGMMIMQAFLISELELEQQLPFSASLVFEQSYSEVDGDSASLAELCALISALSLQPINQQLAITGSVDQFGRVQPIGGVNEKIEGFFEICQRRELTGNQGVIIPAANLRHLSLNADVVEAVRAGQFHIIPVETVPEAITLLTNMLYDDEQQPNLLGLIKERIAQFSPPERRRFPWFFR
- a CDS encoding tellurite resistance TerB family protein, translated to MSQWMQQIQTLLGAAGAKTGSAASSAKSGNLGDMLKPAAFGGLAGVLLSNKSTRKMLGSLGKNALIIGGSAAAGVMLWNQYKKRVRDTHVEDADFGAQSSSDNVRARRLIMALVFAAKSDGHIDATEQQRIKENVHELQLGAEAETWIQDAIDQPLDPARLANGVKNEEEALEVYFLSCAVIDVDHFMEKSYLNALAQELKIPADVCESIGHEVQIKRAAL
- the fabA gene encoding bifunctional 3-hydroxydecanoyl-ACP dehydratase/trans-2-decenoyl-ACP isomerase yields the protein MVDKRESYTKEDLLASSRGELFGPEGPQLPAPNMLMMDRVVKMTEDGGNHGKGYVEAELDITPDLWFFGCHFIGDPVMPGCLGLDAMWQLVGFYLGWLGGEGKGRALGVGEVKFTGQVLPTAKKVTYRIHFKRVINRRLVMGIADGEVLVDGKQIYTANELKVGLFKDTTAF
- the ompA gene encoding porin OmpA is translated as MKKTAIAIAVALAGFATVAQAAPKEETWYVGGKLGVSQFHDTGFYGNGFESLNNNPIKSKLGAGAFVGYQANQYLGFELGYDWLGRLKYSGSATSATDSAAFKAQGVQLAAKLSYPVMQDLDVYTRLGGMVWRVDANGTVNPNQLSDSDTGVSPLAAVGIEYAFDRDWAARVDYQWTNNIGDAGTVGARPDNLLMSVGVSYRFGQGDAPAPVVAAPAPVAAPAPVVETKRFTLRSDVLFNFNKDTLKPEGRQSLDQLYSQLSNLDPKDGSVVVLGFTDRIGSVEANQALSERRAQNVVSYLVSKGIPANKISARGMGKSNPVTGSTCDNTKPRAALIDCLAPDRRVEIEVKGIKDVVSQPQA
- the sulA gene encoding SOS-induced cell division inhibitor SulA; translation: MRAHSIRSERHQPASLHSAPLPRHTVAGYGSGIISEIDYSVEHPMTTLLLLPLLQQLAAQSRWLLWLAPQQKISRHWLQQSGLPLDKVIQPYHLSPNETVDAMEKALLTGNYSVVLCWLEHNLTEEESMRLRQAAQKGNAYGFIMRPQCISREEDGLFSRLKIHSTLYH
- the matP gene encoding macrodomain Ter protein MatP; protein product: MKYQQLENLECGWKWKYLVKKHREGEAITRFIEQSAADDAVDALLKMANQPVLVLAWIKQCMNPALENRLKQTIRARRKRHFNAESQLTRKKSIDLEYLVWQRLAALATRRNSTLSETVVQLIEDAESKERYANQMSLLKQDLKAILSQDNSDTKKNG